A section of the Spirosoma pollinicola genome encodes:
- a CDS encoding tetratricopeptide repeat protein, with amino-acid sequence MNKVLLTVWLFGMAVLAHAQLYDPSAFDKKYDGLLKHPGVQIESAEAINLMYNYKFYEADKEFRWLRVRYPKHPMPYFLMGLAEWWKIVPNTDVTDYDTQCIAYMDTTIALAEKLYDDSDNKLEPSFFLAAAYAFKGRLYSERKKWTKATFAGKNALKYFEKCKGNADFSPELLFGDGMYNYYAQWIPENYPILKPILMFFPKGNKLNGIKELEKTANSAFYTRVEARYFLVQIYSMENQYDKAYEMSKYMYEQYPDNPFFERYYARSAFVTGRLAEAEKLSKDILEKVDRTQAGYEEVSGRTAAYILAYVNHLFYKNLPEARVNYQKAVDFAKQTNSTNSGYYLSSVVGLAKIANEEKNYDLAQTYFKEVLDKAERKSSQYKEAKKALDDAKKSRREERRKRRD; translated from the coding sequence GGCGGTTTTGGCTCATGCCCAACTCTATGACCCGTCGGCGTTTGATAAGAAGTACGATGGGTTGTTAAAGCACCCCGGCGTTCAGATTGAATCGGCAGAGGCCATCAATCTAATGTATAATTATAAATTTTACGAGGCCGATAAGGAGTTCCGGTGGCTGCGGGTACGGTATCCCAAACACCCGATGCCGTATTTTCTGATGGGCCTTGCCGAGTGGTGGAAAATCGTACCGAATACCGACGTTACGGATTACGACACCCAATGCATAGCCTACATGGATACGACCATTGCATTGGCCGAAAAGCTGTACGATGATAGCGACAACAAGCTGGAGCCTTCATTTTTTCTGGCGGCTGCCTATGCCTTCAAAGGGCGGCTATACTCGGAACGCAAAAAGTGGACGAAGGCAACCTTCGCCGGGAAAAACGCACTTAAGTATTTTGAGAAGTGCAAAGGCAACGCCGATTTTAGTCCCGAACTGCTCTTTGGCGATGGGATGTACAACTATTATGCGCAGTGGATTCCGGAAAACTATCCTATACTGAAGCCGATTCTGATGTTTTTCCCAAAGGGAAATAAGCTGAACGGAATTAAGGAGTTGGAAAAAACGGCCAATTCCGCCTTCTATACGCGGGTAGAGGCCAGATATTTTCTGGTTCAGATTTACAGCATGGAGAACCAGTATGATAAGGCTTATGAAATGTCAAAATACATGTATGAGCAATATCCTGACAATCCTTTTTTTGAACGCTATTATGCACGATCTGCCTTTGTAACGGGGCGTTTGGCCGAAGCTGAAAAGCTTTCCAAAGATATTCTAGAAAAGGTTGATCGTACGCAGGCAGGTTACGAAGAAGTAAGCGGACGCACAGCAGCTTATATTCTGGCTTATGTTAACCACTTGTTCTACAAGAACTTACCTGAAGCCAGAGTGAACTACCAAAAAGCGGTTGATTTTGCCAAACAAACAAATTCGACCAACTCGGGCTATTATTTATCGTCGGTAGTGGGACTGGCGAAGATCGCCAACGAAGAGAAAAACTATGATCTGGCGCAAACTTACTTCAAAGAAGTGCTGGACAAAGCGGAGCGGAAATCCAGCCAGTATAAAGAAGCCAAAAAGGCGTTGGACGACGCGAAGAAGTCAAGAAGAGAGGAGCGCCGGAAGCGGAGAGACTAG
- a CDS encoding Lrp/AsnC family transcriptional regulator yields the protein MSSQKLDQIDRNVLEILQANAKITNAQLSKEIGLSPAPTLERVKKLETSGIIQSYHAQLNREKIGLGVTTFVMVTLVGHKKETTMSFVEKVNEIPEIIECHHITGSGDFLLKVIAKDISSYQGLMLDVINEIDEVASTQTMVIMSTFKESKVLPIP from the coding sequence ATGTCGAGCCAGAAATTAGATCAGATAGATCGGAACGTATTAGAAATTCTCCAGGCCAACGCTAAAATTACCAATGCTCAGCTTTCCAAAGAAATAGGCCTTTCGCCAGCACCAACGCTCGAACGCGTGAAGAAGCTTGAAACATCAGGCATTATTCAAAGCTACCATGCTCAATTGAACCGCGAAAAAATTGGTCTTGGCGTTACAACCTTCGTGATGGTTACGCTTGTAGGACACAAAAAGGAGACCACAATGTCGTTTGTTGAAAAAGTCAACGAAATTCCCGAAATCATTGAGTGTCACCACATTACAGGTTCGGGCGATTTTCTCCTTAAAGTTATCGCAAAAGACATTTCGTCCTATCAGGGGTTGATGCTAGACGTTATCAATGAAATTGATGAAGTCGCCAGCACCCAGACGATGGTAATTATGTCAACCTTCAAGGAAAGCAAAGTGCTTCCAATTCCTTGA
- a CDS encoding TIGR03643 family protein gives MKTTTTSLSLTDIDIDRVIEMAWEDRTPFEAIEAQFGLSEQAVIELMRRELKPASWRRWRERVQGRSTKHTVLSAVDNARFKSAQQRIISVNKLSKR, from the coding sequence ATGAAAACAACAACAACAAGTTTATCCCTGACAGATATAGATATTGACCGTGTTATTGAGATGGCCTGGGAAGACCGTACACCCTTCGAGGCTATCGAAGCACAATTCGGGTTGTCGGAACAGGCAGTTATCGAGCTAATGCGCCGGGAACTGAAACCAGCATCATGGCGCCGGTGGCGTGAGCGTGTACAGGGTCGATCAACCAAGCACACAGTGTTATCGGCGGTTGATAATGCCCGATTCAAATCGGCTCAACAACGAATTATATCCGTGAACAAACTAAGTAAACGATAA
- a CDS encoding DUF2256 domain-containing protein: protein MRKKSDLPTKICPVCNRPFSWRKKWERDWDAVIYCSDACRTLAKK from the coding sequence ATGCGTAAAAAGTCGGATTTGCCGACAAAAATTTGCCCTGTTTGTAACCGTCCTTTTAGCTGGCGTAAGAAATGGGAGCGCGATTGGGATGCTGTTATTTACTGTAGTGACGCTTGCCGGACTCTGGCAAAAAAATAG
- a CDS encoding glycoside hydrolase family 10 protein, with protein MRLIAYCCLFLIILLSDGCRQTKPVVAQKPAARPNRPVAVVPPKPKPVVVRPATPKPLTPKVVIAPVPSDTIPYDEIIDLTPAPPKREFRAVWIATVTNIDWPSKKGLPVADQQREILAMFDQHQQMGLNAVVVQVRSAADAFYARGSEPWSEWLTGQQGLAPEPFYDPLEFMIEEAHQRGLEFHAWFNLDRAAFSKTASIAPTNIVNRKPEWMLNYGGKKLFNLGIPAVRSYIAGIVANVVREYDVDGIHFDDYFYPYAEPGQVLRDDSTYKATFNGMNKADWRRDNVTKLVTELRDSIRANKPWVKFGISPFGIWKNKSNDPEGSATNGGQSYYEIYADTRKWVREGLIDYIVPQVYFSSEFSRVPYKTLVEWWTRNCGDNCHLYIGHGAYRVGRGSERDPGWWRPTEFPSQMRYNRQQQAVKGSVFFSAKNLQTNPLSIRDSLQTNFYRHPALVPTMKWLDSIPPLPPRDLKAAIVPEGIELFWQQSADAADGDGANSYVIYRFEGRRPRLLTNDPRFILGQCMGESATRFVDKTADPQKKYVYVVTALDRLQNESREVVIKVH; from the coding sequence ATGCGTCTGATTGCCTACTGTTGCCTATTCCTTATCATTCTACTCAGCGACGGCTGCCGGCAGACTAAACCTGTCGTTGCGCAAAAGCCTGCTGCCAGGCCGAACCGACCTGTTGCGGTTGTTCCGCCGAAACCCAAGCCAGTTGTTGTCAGGCCTGCTACGCCGAAACCCCTTACACCGAAGGTTGTAATAGCGCCGGTACCGTCTGATACCATTCCCTACGACGAAATAATTGACTTAACGCCTGCGCCACCTAAACGCGAATTTCGGGCGGTGTGGATTGCTACGGTTACCAATATTGATTGGCCAAGTAAAAAAGGGTTGCCTGTTGCCGATCAGCAGCGCGAAATCCTGGCGATGTTCGATCAGCATCAGCAGATGGGGCTCAATGCTGTTGTTGTACAGGTGCGATCTGCCGCCGATGCCTTCTATGCCCGTGGGTCAGAGCCCTGGTCGGAGTGGTTAACGGGGCAGCAGGGCCTGGCGCCGGAGCCATTTTATGATCCGCTTGAATTTATGATTGAGGAGGCACATCAGCGTGGACTGGAGTTTCATGCCTGGTTCAACCTCGATCGTGCTGCGTTCAGCAAGACAGCGAGTATCGCCCCAACAAACATTGTGAACCGGAAACCGGAATGGATGTTGAATTATGGCGGAAAAAAACTTTTTAATCTGGGTATTCCCGCTGTTCGCTCCTACATAGCGGGGATCGTGGCGAATGTGGTGCGTGAATACGATGTCGACGGTATTCACTTCGACGATTATTTTTATCCCTATGCCGAACCGGGTCAGGTCTTGCGGGATGACAGCACCTATAAAGCAACCTTCAATGGAATGAATAAGGCCGATTGGCGACGCGATAATGTAACGAAACTCGTTACCGAACTCCGCGATTCCATTCGGGCGAATAAGCCATGGGTTAAGTTTGGCATTAGCCCATTCGGCATCTGGAAAAATAAGAGCAATGACCCAGAAGGCTCCGCTACCAACGGGGGACAATCGTATTATGAAATTTACGCTGATACGCGCAAATGGGTTCGTGAGGGGTTGATTGATTACATTGTCCCGCAGGTTTATTTTAGTTCTGAATTTAGCAGAGTACCTTATAAAACACTGGTAGAGTGGTGGACTCGCAATTGTGGCGACAACTGCCACTTGTACATCGGGCATGGCGCTTATCGGGTTGGGCGTGGCTCTGAACGTGATCCGGGTTGGTGGCGGCCTACGGAGTTTCCTTCCCAAATGCGGTATAACCGCCAGCAGCAGGCGGTAAAAGGGAGCGTTTTCTTTAGTGCTAAGAACTTGCAAACCAACCCACTGTCAATCAGAGACTCGCTTCAGACAAACTTCTATCGTCATCCGGCACTCGTGCCAACAATGAAATGGCTGGATAGTATTCCACCCTTACCGCCCCGCGATTTGAAGGCAGCCATAGTGCCTGAAGGCATAGAACTATTCTGGCAGCAATCGGCCGACGCAGCGGATGGCGATGGCGCTAATTCATACGTTATTTATCGCTTTGAAGGACGACGCCCCCGCTTACTTACAAATGATCCTCGTTTCATACTTGGGCAATGTATGGGCGAATCGGCCACGCGCTTTGTTGATAAAACAGCCGATCCCCAAAAGAAGTACGTTTATGTGGTAACAGCCCTCGACCGGCTACAAAACGAGAGTCGGGAAGTTGTTATAAAAGTGCATTAA
- a CDS encoding 4-hydroxy-3-methylbut-2-enyl diphosphate reductase gives MKSFDIPEYYRSSIITPLKEFRRKRDKLKRDFTPTLLDFGPIRFLIARHFGFCYGVENAVEIAYKAIAENPGKRIFLLSEMIHNPDVNADLQDRGVRFIMDTSGRQLIPWSALAPEDVVIIPAFGTTLETQKQLSTLGLDIEKYDTTCPFVEKVWNKATQIGQKDYTVIVHGKPSHEETRATFSHSKEAAPTVVVKDMSQTQRLAKYITGELPSEQFYTEFDGQYSLGFDTNRDLQRIGVVNQTTMLASDTQSIADFLKQVMTEKYALTPATIDAHFANTRDTLCYATNDNQDATYALLNYPADFAIVAGGYNSSNTSHIVELCEEKLPTYFIESEQKILSDKLIRHFNGHTKQEIVTENFIPDGSATNPVTVLLTCGASCPDAVVEGILLKLVSFFPDARRVEEVVQEFSH, from the coding sequence ATGAAATCGTTCGACATACCAGAATACTACCGCAGCAGTATAATCACACCACTGAAAGAATTTCGGCGGAAGCGCGATAAATTAAAACGTGACTTTACCCCTACTCTGCTCGATTTTGGTCCAATCAGATTTTTAATTGCCCGGCATTTTGGCTTTTGCTACGGCGTCGAAAATGCGGTTGAGATTGCCTATAAAGCCATTGCCGAAAATCCTGGTAAGCGAATTTTTCTGCTCAGCGAAATGATTCATAATCCCGATGTCAATGCCGATTTGCAGGACAGAGGGGTGCGGTTTATTATGGACACCAGCGGGCGGCAACTTATTCCGTGGTCGGCTCTGGCACCCGAAGACGTCGTGATTATTCCGGCCTTCGGTACGACGCTCGAAACGCAAAAACAGTTATCGACGCTGGGATTGGATATTGAGAAGTACGATACCACCTGCCCATTTGTCGAAAAAGTATGGAATAAGGCCACCCAGATTGGTCAAAAAGACTACACGGTTATTGTACACGGCAAACCGAGTCATGAAGAAACGCGTGCTACGTTTTCGCATAGTAAAGAAGCCGCTCCTACAGTTGTGGTCAAAGACATGTCCCAAACGCAGCGACTGGCGAAATATATAACAGGCGAGTTACCCTCGGAGCAATTCTATACTGAGTTTGACGGTCAGTATTCCCTCGGGTTCGACACAAACCGCGACTTGCAGCGCATTGGTGTTGTGAACCAAACGACCATGCTTGCTTCTGATACACAGAGCATTGCCGACTTCCTTAAGCAAGTGATGACGGAGAAGTATGCGCTGACGCCTGCTACCATTGATGCTCATTTTGCCAATACGCGCGATACACTTTGTTACGCCACCAACGATAATCAGGATGCGACATACGCCCTATTGAATTATCCCGCCGATTTTGCCATTGTAGCTGGTGGGTATAACTCCTCCAATACCTCGCACATCGTTGAACTTTGCGAAGAAAAGCTACCCACGTATTTTATTGAATCAGAACAAAAAATACTGTCTGATAAATTGATACGGCATTTCAACGGCCATACAAAACAGGAAATCGTGACTGAGAACTTTATCCCTGATGGCTCAGCTACCAACCCGGTCACCGTGTTACTAACCTGTGGAGCATCTTGCCCTGATGCCGTTGTAGAGGGCATTCTGCTCAAGCTTGTTAGTTTTTTTCCTGATGCCCGTCGTGTTGAGGAAGTAGTGCAAGAATTTTCACACTAA
- a CDS encoding flavin reductase family protein — protein sequence MPKRLLKYKDYDVHSVTTVANGKQNANIVTWVTQTDMGGNVLAVALYKVDYTIELVRESGILNVNLLATDQTRLIRKLGQQSGRARDKFKNLPHALDERGCPYLTEAVGFIQCCVMHSTDAGDHELFICEVLTQVVLNPEKTVMTNSFLKANKLIRG from the coding sequence ATGCCTAAAAGACTGCTGAAATACAAAGACTACGACGTACATAGTGTTACGACGGTTGCCAATGGGAAACAGAATGCCAACATTGTTACTTGGGTTACGCAAACGGACATGGGCGGTAACGTACTGGCTGTAGCGCTGTATAAAGTCGATTATACAATTGAACTGGTTCGGGAGAGCGGGATTCTCAATGTAAATCTACTGGCAACAGACCAGACGCGCTTGATTCGCAAACTCGGCCAGCAATCGGGCCGGGCGCGGGATAAGTTTAAAAACCTGCCTCATGCGCTCGATGAGCGCGGTTGTCCGTATCTGACCGAAGCTGTTGGCTTTATTCAGTGTTGCGTTATGCATAGCACCGACGCGGGTGATCATGAGTTGTTTATCTGCGAAGTGCTGACACAAGTCGTGCTCAACCCCGAGAAAACCGTAATGACAAATTCTTTTCTGAAAGCTAATAAGCTGATACGGGGGTGA